The following proteins are encoded in a genomic region of Candidatus Zixiibacteriota bacterium:
- a CDS encoding 3-isopropylmalate dehydratase small subunit yields MMTKFKGKAWVVGDDIDTDQIYHGQYLPLTDPQEMKKHAMEFVPGFEKFSQEVKPGDIVVAGKNFGTGSSREHAVVCLKENGVSCVVADSFARIFYRNAINLGFPLLECPGISTSVKTGDILEIDILSGEVKNQSTGKSIIGHPLSGLELEITEKGGLLNYLKGTEKT; encoded by the coding sequence CTGGGTGGTTGGAGATGACATCGACACGGATCAGATCTATCACGGGCAGTATCTTCCTCTGACTGATCCCCAGGAGATGAAAAAGCATGCGATGGAGTTTGTGCCGGGTTTTGAGAAATTCAGCCAGGAGGTGAAGCCCGGAGACATAGTCGTTGCCGGCAAGAACTTCGGCACCGGCTCGTCCAGAGAGCATGCTGTTGTCTGTCTGAAAGAAAACGGGGTTAGTTGTGTAGTAGCAGATTCCTTTGCCCGGATTTTTTACCGGAATGCCATAAATTTAGGGTTTCCTCTTTTGGAATGTCCCGGCATATCCACGAGCGTTAAGACCGGTGACATTCTCGAAATAGATATCCTCTCCGGAGAAGTGAAAAATCAGTCCACAGGCAAAAGCATAATCGGGCATCCTCTTTCAGGATTGGAATTAGAGATAACTGAAAAGGGTGGGTTGTTGAATTATCTAAAAGGCACAGAGAAGACTTGA
- the rlmD gene encoding 23S rRNA (uracil(1939)-C(5))-methyltransferase RlmD codes for MVIKKGDIVEVSVTDLAYGGKGVGKLDGLVVLVRGGLPGDVLKVIIEKKKRNFAEAKVVEVLKSSEKRIVPVCSHFGLCGGCTWQNLDYETQLIYKEKTVKESLKHLGGFLDFETEKIIRSDDTYFYRNKMEFSFGKDLEGKLILGLHPFEDFRRVFSLQKCYLQSGLSNQIIWWVRDFCAKEKLIPYDPKEHTGFLRYLAIRESVNKSEIMVNLVTYSGEFKQAERLASGLMESFPQVKTVVRNINTKFADIAFGEEEVVLAGKGTIQEKLGRFHFEISANSFFQTNTKQAEKLFDIVTDYAELQGSEEVLDLYSGTGAISFFLAQKAKWVTGIESVKDSVENAIRNAELNSIKNCRFLLGEAKDVLSSLVKENYSPGVIVVDPPRGGMHKKVISSMLEIKPKKIVYVSCNPTTLARDLQVLAEKDYILEKVQPVDMFPQTYHIEAVAKLVRK; via the coding sequence ATGGTTATTAAAAAAGGGGATATTGTTGAAGTCTCAGTCACAGATTTGGCCTATGGGGGCAAAGGGGTGGGGAAATTGGACGGGCTGGTGGTTTTAGTAAGGGGAGGTCTTCCAGGGGATGTTCTCAAGGTCATAATCGAAAAGAAAAAAAGGAACTTTGCTGAAGCGAAAGTAGTTGAGGTTCTAAAAAGCTCAGAAAAACGAATTGTACCAGTCTGCTCTCATTTTGGTTTGTGCGGGGGATGCACCTGGCAAAATCTGGATTATGAAACTCAGCTTATCTACAAAGAAAAAACAGTAAAGGAATCGCTCAAACATCTAGGTGGTTTTTTAGATTTCGAGACTGAAAAGATAATCCGTTCAGACGATACCTATTTTTACCGCAACAAGATGGAGTTCTCCTTTGGCAAAGACCTTGAGGGGAAACTTATCCTCGGTTTACATCCCTTTGAAGATTTCAGAAGGGTATTTAGCCTTCAAAAATGTTATCTTCAATCCGGACTTTCAAACCAGATAATCTGGTGGGTAAGGGATTTTTGCGCAAAAGAGAAGCTTATTCCTTACGACCCTAAAGAGCATACCGGTTTTTTGAGATATTTAGCCATCAGAGAAAGTGTTAATAAATCAGAAATTATGGTTAATCTGGTAACATATTCAGGCGAATTCAAACAAGCAGAAAGACTTGCTTCTGGACTTATGGAGAGCTTTCCTCAGGTAAAAACGGTGGTTCGGAATATAAATACCAAATTCGCTGATATCGCTTTTGGAGAGGAAGAAGTAGTCTTGGCGGGAAAAGGAACTATTCAGGAAAAATTAGGCAGGTTCCATTTTGAAATCTCGGCCAACTCTTTTTTTCAAACCAATACCAAACAGGCAGAGAAGCTATTTGACATAGTCACTGATTATGCGGAATTACAAGGTTCAGAAGAGGTTTTGGATTTATACTCTGGTACAGGTGCCATCTCTTTTTTCCTGGCTCAGAAGGCAAAATGGGTTACCGGTATAGAATCAGTCAAAGATTCAGTAGAAAATGCGATCAGGAATGCGGAACTTAATTCCATAAAAAACTGCCGGTTTCTTCTGGGAGAAGCGAAAGATGTGCTGTCGTCATTAGTCAAGGAGAATTACTCGCCAGGGGTTATCGTGGTTGACCCTCCCAGAGGCGGAATGCATAAGAAGGTAATCTCTTCAATGCTTGAAATCAAACCTAAAAAAATCGTATATGTCTCCTGCAATCCAACTACCTTAGCCCGTGACCTGCAGGTTTTAGCTGAAAAAGATTACATTCTGGAAAAAGTTCAGCCGGTGGATATGTTCCCGCAGACTTATCATATCGAAGCGGTGGCGAAACTTGTGAGGAAATAA